The Pseudanabaena sp. PCC 6802 genomic interval GGCTGTGGTGGCACCACTGGTATCGCCAGTGCGGGTGACAGTGAACGTGAAGGCTTTGGTACCGCTATTGCCTTCGGTTGCAGTGGCACTGGCATCGGCGGCGATCGCCAGAGCCGTGTCATCATTTTGAATCGTACCCGTAGCAGTGGATGTCGTGATGTTAGCTCCAGATGCATTGGAGAGAGTGACAGTGAAATTCTCATCTGGTTCTATTGTGGTGTCACCGCTGACGTTTACGGTAATCGTTTTGCTGGTCTCATTGGCGGCGAAGCTAACCGTGCCCGTGGGAAGCGTACCGCCAAAGTCAGCAGCATTGGCGGGATTGCCACCAGTCCCTGTTACTGCCCAATCGGCTGTTGTAGCACCACTGGTATTGCCAGTGCGGGTGACAGTGAACGTGAAGGCTTTGGTACCGCTATTGCCTTCGGTTGCAGTGGCACTGGCATCGGCGGCGATCGCTAAAGCTGTGTCATCGTTTTGAATGGTGCCAGTCGCAGTAGCGGTAGTAATGTTTGCTCCAGATGCATTGGAGAGAGTGACGGTGAAGTTCTCATCTGGTTCTATTGTGGTGTCACCGCTGACGTTTACGGTAATCGTTTTGCTGGTCTCATTGGCGGCGAAGCTAACCGTGCCCGTGGGAAACGTGCCGCCGAAGTCGGTGGCATTGGCGGGATTGACACCAGTCCCTGTTACTGCCCAATCGGCTGTTGTGGCACCGCTGGTATCGCCCGTGCGCGTCACTGTGAAGGTGAAAGCTTTGGTACCGCTATTGCCTTCGGTTGCAGTGGCGCTAGCATCGGCAGCGATCGCTAGAGCTGTGTCATCGTTTTGAATGGTGCCATTAGCCGTTGCTGTTGCGATCGTAGCTGCAGCGGATGGATTGGAGAGCGTAACGGTGAAGTTCTCATCTGGTTCTATTGTGGTATCACCGCTGACGTTTACGGTAATCGTTTTGCTGGTCTCATTGGCCGCGAAGTTAACAGTGCCCGTGGGAAACGTGCCGCCAAAGTCAGCAGCATTGGTAGGATTGACACCAGTACCTGTCACTGCCCAATCGGCTGTTGTAGCACCACTGGTATCGCCAGTGCGGGTGACAGTGAACGTGAAAGCTTTGGTACCGCTGTTGCCTTCGGTTGCAGTGGCGCTGGCATCGGCAGCGATCGCCAGAGCCGTGTCATCATTTTGAATCGTGCCATTAGCTGTTGCTGTTGCGATCGTAGCTGCAGCGGATGGATTGGAGAGCGTAACGGTGAAATTCTCATCTGGTTCTATCGTGGTGTCACCGCTGACGTTTACGGTAATCGTTTTGCTGGTCTCATTGGCTGCGAAGCTAACCGTGCCCGTGGGAAGCGTACCACCAAAGTCAGCAGCATTGGCGGGATTGCCACCAGTCCCTGTTACTGCCCAATCGGCTGTTGTGGTTCCACTGGTATCGCCAGTGCGCGTCACTGTGAAGGTGAAAGCTTTGGTACCGCTATTGCCTTCGGTTGCAGTGGTACTAGCATCAGCGGCGATCGCTAGAGCTGTGTCATCGTTTTGAATGGTGCCTGTAGCAGTAGCGGTAGTAATGTTTGCTCCAGATGCGTTGGAGAGCGTCACCGTAAAGTTCTCATCTGGTTCGACAGTCGTGTCGCCGCTGACATTGACTGTAATCGTTTTACTTGTCTCGTTGGCAGCGAAGTTAACAGTGCCCGTGGGAAACGTGCCACCGAAGTCAGCAGCATTGGCGGGATTGCCACCAGTCCCTGTTACTGCCCAATCGGCTGTGGTGGCACCACTGGTATCGCCAGTGCGGGTGACAGTGAACGTGAAGGCNNNNNNNNNNNNNNNNNNNNNNNNNNNNNNNNNNNNNNNNNNNNNNNNNNNNNNNNNNNNNNNNNNNNNNNNNNNNNNNNNNNNNNNNNNNNNNNNNNNNTGTGCCTGGTGCAGTTGGTATAGCGATCGGCGATCCATCTGAAGTGCTGACGAGCGTCACGGTGAAGTCCTCATCCAGCTCGTTAACAATATCTCCTCGTACCTGGATATTCAGGATCTGGCTGGTTTGTCCTGCGAAGAAGGAAAGATAACTAGAGGGGAAGAAACCGCCAAAGTCATCGACATTGGCAGGATTGGTGCCGCTGCCGCTGACGGCATAGTTTACCAGTGCAAAATTGTTGATATTGACATTGCGACTGACATTAAATGTGAAATTTTTATAGCCAGAATTACCTTCTGTTTGGCTGGCGTTGACGGCAGTTATGGCGAAGCCTGAGCGGATAACGTCGTCGTTTTGAATCGTACCAGTCGCAGTAGCGGTAGTAATGTTTGCTCCAGATGCGTCGGAGAGAGTCACCGTAAAGTTCTCATCTAGTTCGACAGTCGTGTCACCGCTGACGTTTACGGTAATCGTTTTGCTGGTCTCATTGGCAGCGAAGTTGACCGTGCCCGTGGGAAGCGTGCCACCGAAGTCAGTCGCATTGGCAGGATTCCCACCCGATCCTGCTACTGTCCATGCTGCGGAGGCAGTACCGCTGGCATCTCCGGTGCGGTTCACTGTGAAGGTGAAGGCTTTGGTGCCGCTGTTACCTTCCGTTTGGGTAGCGCTGGCATCGGCGGCGATCGCTAAGCCTGCGTCGTCGTTTTGAATCGTACCAGTCGCAGTAGCGGTAGTAATGTTTGCTCCAGATGGGTTGGAGAGTGTGACAGTGAAGTTCTCATCTGGTTCTACTGTGGTGTCACCGCTGACGTTTACGGTAATCGTTTTGCTGGTCTCATTGGCAGCGAAGTTGACCGTGCCCGTGGGAAGCGCCCCGCCGAAGTCAGCAGCATTGGCGGGATTCGCTCCCGAACCCGTCACTGCCCAATTAGCCGAGGCGGTGCTACTGTTATCGCCCGATCGCGTCACTGTGAAGGTGAAAGCTTTGGTACCGCTATTGCCTTCGGTTGCAGTGGCACTAGCATCGGCGGCGATCGCCAAATTCGCATCATCATTCTGAATCGTACCTGTCGCCGTAGCAGTAGTAATCGTGGCGGGACTGGATGGATTGGAGAGCGTGATGGTAAAGTCCTCATCGGCTTCTATTACCGTGTCGCCGTTGACTGCAACGGTGATGGTTTTGGTAGTCTCGTTGGCGGCGAAGCTCACCGTACCCGTCGTGCTGCTAAAATCAGCGACATCGGCGGGATTGGTTCCCGTTCCTGCTACTGTCCAGGCGGCTGTGGTGGTTCCACTTCTATCGCCAGTGCGGGTGACCGCGAACGTGAAGGCTTTGGTGCCGCTGTTCCCTTCCGTTTGGATGGCATTTGCCGCCGCGATCGCTAGCTCGATGTCGTTGTCGATAATCGCAACATTGCGTGTAGTTGTAGTACCGAGGACAATTCCCGCTGAGGGATTGGAAATCGTAAAGGTAGCTGTCTCTGGTCCTTCGATCGCGGTATCGTCGTTGACGTTGACCGTGAAGGATCTGGATGTTTGTCCGCTGGGAATGGTAATTTGGGTGGGAATGGTGCCCGTGAAATCGCTAGCAGTGACCCCCGTACCGCTAAGTGCCACGTTCACGGTCTGATCCCCTACCACTGCTTGCGCAGCTGTAGCAGTCACAGTAATTGCGGTTCTGCCTGCTTCCGTACCTATACTGGGTGAAACGGAGAGGTTGACAGGGACATCGTTGTCGGTAATCGCCACATTGCCGGTCGTTGTAGCACCGAGCACAATTCCCGCTGAGGGATTGGCGATCGTAAAGGTGGCTGTTTCCAGTCCTTCAGTCGCAGCATCATCGTTGATGTTGACCGTAAAGGAGCCGGATGTTTGTCCGCTGGGAATGGTAATTTGGGTGGGAATATTACCCGTAAAATCGCTAGCAGTAACCCCCGTACCGCTGAGAGCCACGTTTACAGTTTGATCTCCTGCCACGGCGCGCCCAGCCGTTGCAGTCACGGTAATTGTGGTTCTGCCTGCTTCTGTGCCCGTGCTGGGTGAAACGGAGAGATTAACGGCAGGGAAATCGTTGTCGGCGATCGCCACATTGCCAGTCGTTGTGGCACCAAGCACAATTCCCGCTGAGGGATTGGAAATCGTAAAGGTAGCTGTCTCCAATCCTTCCACTAGAGCATCGTCGTTGACGTTGATCGTGAAGGCCCCAGCTATTTGTCCGTTGGGAATGGTAATTTGGGCGGGAAAATTGGCGAAAGGAATCCCCGCTCTCGTGAAATCGCTAGGGGTAATCCCCGTACCGCTGAGAGCCAAATTCACAGTCTGATCCCCTACCACTGGTTGTGAAGCAGTAGCAGTCACAGTAATTGCGGTTCTGTCTGCTTCCGTGCCCGTACTAGGTGAAACGGAGAGATTAACGGTACGGAAATCGTTATCGGCGATCGCCACATTGCCGATCGTCGTGGCACCGAGCACTATTCCCGCTGAGGGATTAGAAATCGTAAAGGTAGCTGTCTCCAATCCTTCCACTAGAGCATCATCGTTGACGTTGACTGTGAAGGAGCTGGATGTTTGTCCGGCGGGAATGGTAATTTGGGTGGGAATGATGCCCGTGAAATCGCCAGCGGTGACCCCCGTACCGCTGAGAGCCAGGTTCACAGTTTGGTTACCTACCACTGCTTGCGACGCAGTGGCAGTCACAGTAATTGCGGTTCTGTCTGCTTCCGTGCCCGTACTGGGTGAAACGGAGAGATTGACAGCCGGAATGATGCTATCGAAGACAATCGTGCCATAGATGTCATCGTTATCGTTGACTGTGATGCCGTCACCAACCGTGGGATTGGTATTGGCATTATTGGCGGCATTGCTGCCCGCGATGGAGAATTGACCATTAGCCGTGACCGTACCGCCGAGGTTAAAGATGGCACCGCCCTTACCCTGTCCGCTATTAGCTCCAGTACCACCAGTAGCGTTGCCATTAAAAAGGTTGGTATTGGTAAGGGTAAGGCTACCGGCTCTGACGAATACAGCACCACCAAAGCCCGCGCCACCGCCACCAATAAGATTAGCAGCACTATCGCGACCGCCAGCACCACCACCAAAACCACCAGCACCAAAACCACTAATACCACTACCACCACCACCACCAAAACCACCAGTACCACCAGTACCACCAGCACCACCACCGCCACCACCAAAACCACCAGCACCAGCACCAGAAGCACTACCGCCACCGCCGCCGAAGTCGCCGCCAGCAGCACCAGCATCAACAAAACCACCACCACCGCCACCACCGCCACCACCAAAACTACCGGCCTGAGCGGGGATATTGCTCTGGCCGCCTCTAGAAGCTTCAGTAGCGCCAGTGCCACCGCCAGTTACGCCACCAGTCCCTCCAGCTCCAGTAGACGCATTACCACCGTTGCCAATCGTGCCCCCCCCGCCACCACCTGACTGGCCTGGATTGCTGCCGCCCCCGTTACCTCCATTACCTACTAAACCACCGCCACCGCCACCGAAGTTACCAGTTCCACCACCGCTTCCCCCATTACCACCAGCGCCACCGCCACCGCCACCGCCGATTAACCCACTAATATTATTAGTGCCGCCGTTACCACCGATCGCGGTGTTGCCAAGAAATGTGACGTTATCGAGCGTGACGTTACCACCGTTAATAAACAATCCCCCACCCATACCAGCACCACCGCCGCCACCAGGAACTCCAGAGCCGCCGTTGCCGCCTCTAGCCCGACCGCCTGAAATTGTGAGGTCAGACAAGGTCACTGTTCCAGATTGGACAAAGAATGGACGCACGTCTCCACTGTCGTTAATGGAATTATTGTTGACATCCCCACTGACGGTAAAATTGCCGCCGATGAATCTGATATTGCTATCGATTGTGACTTTCGGTACGGCGGTAAATCTCACGTTGGTTTGGAAAGTTACCGTATCATCGCCACTTCTGGCATTAGCTTGAGCGATCGCCCAACTCAGCGTGTTCAGCGTATCCCCCAACCCATTATCGGTAGGTTGCGTGACGATGAGGGGACTATTACTGCCAGTACCATCAATTATTGTGGCAGTGACTTGCTGCGTGCCGTTCTCTGCCCCATTCGTCACACCAGTGATATCGACGATCGCCGTCTCATTCCCTTCTGCAATGATATCGTTAATGCCAGAGAGCGTTATCGAACCCGTCATGCTACCAGCCGGGATTGTAATCGTGTTGGCGGATGAATTGTAGTCGATATCTTTGGTGGCAGTGCCGCTAAAGCCAAGATTGACCGTGACGTTCTGCGTGGAAGGGTTGGAGAGCGTCGCTGTCACCGTTGCCGCCCCTCCGTTCTCGGGGAATGGCGATCCGCTCAGACCGAGCGTGACCGTAGGAGCACTTTCGTCGTCGGCAATTGTGGCGGTAACTTGTTGCGTGCCGTTTTCTGTCCCATTTGTAACGCTAGAGATCGCGACGATCGCCGTCTCATTCCCTTCAAATGTGGCATCGTTAATGCCAACGAGGGAGATAGAACCCGTCGTCCTCCCAGCCGGGATTATAATCCTGGTGTCGACTGGGATTCTGTAGTCGGTATTTCCGGTGGCAGAGCCGCTAAAGCTGAGATTGACCGTGACAATCTGCGTCGAGGGATTGGAGAGCGTTGCCGTTACCGTTGCTACCCCTCCATTTTCGGCAAATGGCGATCCGCTCAGACCGAGCGTAACCGTAGGAGCGCTATCGTCGTCTGCGATCGTGGCAGTAACTTGTTGTGTGCCGTTTTCTGTCCCATTCGTGACGCTAGCGATATCGACGATTGCCGTCTCATTCCCTTCAAATGTGGCATCGTTAATGCCAGTGAGCGTTATCGAACCCGTCGTGCTACCAGCCGGAATTGTAATCGTGCTGGTAGATGGATTGTAGTCGGTACCTCTGGTACCAGTGCCGCTAAAGCCGAGGTTGACCGTGACATCCTGCGCGGAGGGATTGGAAAGCGTCGCCATCACTGTCGCCACCCCTCCATTTTCGGCAAATGGCGATCCGCTCAGACCGAGCGCGACCGTTGGTGGGGTATTGTTATCTGCGATCGTAACAGAGGCGGTTTCAGTACCAGCAGCACCGAGGTCATAGGTGGCGGTATCGGTAAGCGCGATCGCGACCGTTTCGCTACCTTCAGTAATCGCATCGTCAACTGGGGTAATTGTGACATCGACCGTGCTGGAACCGACCGGGATCGTGGCCGTACCTGTGAGTGTGGGGGTGTAGTCGGTGCCGTTGGTAGCCGTCCCTGCGATCGTATAGGAGACATTCAACGCGGTGCTGGTGTTGCCCGTGCGATTAATCCTGAACGTGCCGGGGTTAAGCCCTGCTTCGGCGGCATTGGGGTCGGGGGCAGCGATCGTAACGATGGGGAGAGCGGAAACCGTAGTATTGAGCAGCACCGACACGTTATTGGAAAAGAAGTTCGCCGTCGCTAGATCGGGCTTGCCATCGCCATTGAAGTCACCCGCCACCAGTCCAACAGGACGATTTCCCGTCGCGAAAGTAGTCAGGGTACTGAAGCCACCATTACCATTCCCCAATAGCACCGAGGCATTATAGAAACCAAGTCCCGCCATAGCTAAGTCAGCAGGCCCATCGCCATTGAAGTCACCCACTACCAGGGAACGAGCAACATCTCCCACTGCGAAGGTAGACTGGGCACCGAAGCCGCCACTACCATTTCCCAACAGCACCGATACATTGTTGGAGCCATCGTTCGTCACGGCTAAGTCGAGGCGACCGTCGCCATTGAAGTCTCCCACCGCCACGGAAAAAGGCTGAGTTCCTACGGCAAAGGAGGTCCGGGAAACAAAGCCGCCACTACCATTCCCCAACAGCACCGATACATTATTGGAGCCATAATTCACCACGGCTAAGTCGAGGCGACCGTCGCCATTGAAGTCTCCCACCGCTATGTCATAAG includes:
- a CDS encoding beta strand repeat-containing protein — protein: AFTFTVTRTGDTSGATTADWAVTGTGGNPANAADFGGTFPTGTVNFAANETSKTITVNVSGDTTVEPDENFTVTLSNASGANITTATATGTIQNDDTALAIAADASTTATEGNSGTKAFTFTVTRTGDTSGTTTADWAVTGTGGNPANAADFGGTLPTGTVSFAANETSKTITVNVSGDTTIEPDENFTVTLSNPSAAATIATATANGTIQNDDTALAIAADASATATEGNSGTKAFTFTVTRTGDTSGATTADWAVTGTGVNPTNAADFGGTFPTGTVNFAANETSKTITVNVSGDTTIEPDENFTVTLSNPSAAATIATATANGTIQNDDTALAIAADASATATEGNSGTKAFTFTVTRTGDTSGATTADWAVTGTGVNPANATDFGGTFPTGTVSFAANETSKTITVNVSGDTTIEPDENFTVTLSNASGANITTATATGTIQNDDTALAIAADASATATEGNSGTKAFTFTVTRTGNTSGATTADWAVTGTGGNPANAADFGGTLPTGTVSFAANETSKTITVNVSGDTTIEPDENFTVTLSNASGANITTSTATGTIQNDDTALAIAADASATATEGNSGTKAFTFTVTRTGDTSGATTADWAVTGTGGNPANAADFGGTFPTGTVSFAANETSKTITVNVSGDTTIEPDENFTVTLSNASGASITTSTATGTIQNDDTALAIAADASATATEGNSGTKAFTFTVTRTGDTSGATTADWAVTGTGGNPANVDDFGGTLPTGTVSFAANESRTTYYRKLSAVTPH
- a CDS encoding Calx-beta domain-containing protein; this encodes MNISQPALQNQIVSPKTNMLVAIASNVKDPEVLMSGLQPGAEVLLLGDREDSLTQISRRLALRQATQQPVSALHVVCHGSYEDGVGRLHLGNGRLDRGNLNQYQEQFQTWGISELALYACEVGCDRDLIAQLSEQTGARVAAATGKVGRADLGGNWQLEDRHGNRLETLAFSDRTCQVYPGVLVSFSAQTTFTAGSGANSVAVGDFNGDGRPDLAVTNFLGDSVSVLLGNGSGGFSAQTTFAAGGRPDSVVVGDFNGDGRPDLVVANEDFDNVVSVLLGNGSGGFSAQTTFAVGSQPVNVAVGDFNGDSRLDLAVANRDSNDVWVLLGNGSGGFVAPTAFTVGTQPYDIAVGDFNGDGRLDLAVVNYGSNNVSVLLGNGSGGFVSRTSFAVGTQPFSVAVGDFNGDGRLDLAVTNDGSNNVSVLLGNGSGGFGAQSTFAVGDVARSLVVGDFNGDGPADLAMAGLGFYNASVLLGNGNGGFSTLTTFATGNRPVGLVAGDFNGDGKPDLATANFFSNNVSVLLNTTVSALPIVTIAAPDPNAAEAGLNPGTFRINRTGNTSTALNVSYTIAGTATNGTDYTPTLTGTATIPVGSSTVDVTITPVDDAITEGSETVAIALTDTATYDLGAAGTETASVTIADNNTPPTVALGLSGSPFAENGGVATVMATLSNPSAQDVTVNLGFSGTGTRGTDYNPSTSTITIPAGSTTGSITLTGINDATFEGNETAIVDIASVTNGTENGTQQVTATIADDDSAPTVTLGLSGSPFAENGGVATVTATLSNPSTQIVTVNLSFSGSATGNTDYRIPVDTRIIIPAGRTTGSISLVGINDATFEGNETAIVAISSVTNGTENGTQQVTATIADDESAPTVTLGLSGSPFPENGGAATVTATLSNPSTQNVTVNLGFSGTATKDIDYNSSANTITIPAGSMTGSITLSGINDIIAEGNETAIVDITGVTNGAENGTQQVTATIIDGTGSNSPLIVTQPTDNGLGDTLNTLSWAIAQANARSGDDTVTFQTNVRFTAVPKVTIDSNIRFIGGNFTVSGDVNNNSINDSGDVRPFFVQSGTVTLSDLTISGGRARGGNGGSGVPGGGGGAGMGGGLFINGGNVTLDNVTFLGNTAIGGNGGTNNISGLIGGGGGGGAGGNGGSGGGTGNFGGGGGGLVGNGGNGGGSNPGQSGGGGGGTIGNGGNASTGAGGTGGVTGGGTGATEASRGGQSNIPAQAGSFGGGGGGGGGGFVDAGAAGGDFGGGGGSASGAGAGGFGGGGGGAGGTGGTGGFGGGGGSGISGFGAGGFGGGAGGRDSAANLIGGGGAGFGGAVFVRAGSLTLTNTNLFNGNATGGTGANSGQGKGGAIFNLGGTVTANGQFSIAGSNAANNANTNPTVGDGITVNDNDDIYGTIVFDSIIPAVNLSVSPSTGTEADRTAITVTATASQAVVGNQTVNLALSGTGVTAGDFTGIIPTQITIPAGQTSSSFTVNVNDDALVEGLETATFTISNPSAGIVLGATTIGNVAIADNDFRTVNLSVSPSTGTEADRTAITVTATASQPVVGDQTVNLALSGTGITPSDFTRAGIPFANFPAQITIPNGQIAGAFTINVNDDALVEGLETATFTISNPSAGIVLGATTTGNVAIADNDFPAVNLSVSPSTGTEAGRTTITVTATAGRAVAGDQTVNVALSGTGVTASDFTGNIPTQITIPSGQTSGSFTVNINDDAATEGLETATFTIANPSAGIVLGATTTGNVAITDNDVPVNLSVSPSIGTEAGRTAITVTATAAQAVVGDQTVNVALSGTGVTASDFTGTIPTQITIPSGQTSRSFTVNVNDDTAIEGPETATFTISNPSAGIVLGTTTTRNVAIIDNDIELAIAAANAIQTEGNSGTKAFTFAVTRTGDRSGTTTAAWTVAGTGTNPADVADFSSTTGTVSFAANETTKTITVAVNGDTVIEADEDFTITLSNPSSPATITTATATGTIQNDDANLAIAADASATATEGNSGTKAFTFTVTRSGDNSSTASANWAVTGSGANPANAADFGGALPTGTVNFAANETSKTITVNVSGDTTVEPDENFTVTLSNPSGANITTATATGTIQNDDAGLAIAADASATQTEGNSGTKAFTFTVNRTGDASGTASAAWTVAGSGGNPANATDFGGTLPTGTVNFAANETSKTITVNVSGDTTVELDENFTVTLSDASGANITTATATGTIQNDDVIRSGFAITAVNASQTEGNSGYKNFTFNVSRNVNINNFALVNYAVSGSGTNPANVDDFGGFFPSSYLSFFAGQTSQILNIQVRGDIVNELDEDFTVTLVSTSDGSPIAIPTAPGT